A stretch of DNA from Thermococcus sp. Bubb.Bath:
GTAAGGACCGCTCGATTGGCCAGTGGGGGCCAAATTCCATGTGAACCTCCCCGTATAGTGCTATTTGACATTTTGGTTAAATAAGGTTTACCGTTAAGCGACTGATTCATTATCTCACTATCCCGAGCCGAGTTAGAGAGGTAAAACCCCACTACGGAAAGTGAGCGTAAAGATTACGGACGGAAATTATTATAAGTTCAGGGTGCTAAAACTGAGTTTGAGGGGTATGAATGGGTATTGGTGGGTTTCTTAAGAAGGTCGGGGACGCCACTAAAAAGGCTATGGATAAGGCTGCAAAGGAAGCAAAATACCATGCAAAGGCGCTAGAGATCAAAAGGGAGATATCTGAAGCTGAGAAGAAGTTCAGGGAGGAAGTTATGAAGAAGGAGTTCGAGGCCAAACGTGAGATATTATCTCAGCTCAAAATGAGACAACTTGAGGCAGTGTGCGCCGCTAAGGGCATACCTACATACAGAACAACCACTGTGAATGGGGAAAAAAGGCGCTACAAAATCCGAAATAAAGACGAGCTCATTGATGTTGTTGCCAGCCACTTGACTCTTGAGGAGGTAGCAGGGGTTGCCAAGAGATACAAGGTCAAGTCTCGCCACGTGGTTCAGCATTTCCAAAAATGGCTGGAAGAGGCTAATGAAGCATTAAAGGCGTTCAAGGAGCAAAAGCAGAAAGAACTTGATAATTATAAGGCTCAACTCTTTGGAGGGCAGGCTACTGATGTTGAGACAATTGACCTAAATGAGGAAACCGTTGAGTCACTCAATAGTGAGGGAGGACCAGTTGGAGAAGCTTCAAAGGAAGAGGGTTACTCATCAGAACCCGATATCCTGGACATCCTCTTTGACTTTGAGCCGGAGACCGTGAGGGATGAGGAGGACCTTGAGAAACAACTTTATCAGTACCTTAAGGCACGCCTTGGAAGCCGTGTTACCCGGCAGTACCCTGTAGGGGATCAGAAGATTGACATTGCCATCGGAGGCAGGATTGGTATTGAAATCAAGATTGCAGAGAGCAGAAGTAAACTCCAAAGGTTAGTGGGCCAGGTATTGGACTATGTAGAATACTTTGATGAGGTGATTGCGGTAATTCTCGATGTGGGTGCCAATGTAGACATTGACAGCTATGTCCAGAAACTCCGAAAGCTCGGCGCCGAAGTTGTAATTTTAGAGGGAGACATAAGGAGGAAAGGCCGCTCCAAGGAGATTATCATTCAAGATGCAAGGAGGAAGATAATAATTAGATAAGGAGGAAAGTTGGCTTCTTTGTCGATGGTCACGAGGTCGGGCAGTTGTCGTGAGGTGAGAGCATGTGCAAAGTGGGAAATTAGTCCTGGATAGGGTGTTCTGGTAGGTATCTGATCTCAAGATTTATATTGTAGCCCTCTTGGTTTAATATTTCGACAGCCTTTGTTCCGGTTTTTGAAAATTCTCTATCTGCTGTGTATAAGATAAATTTCGCATCTTCTCCCTCTGTGGCTACTGAGGAGGCTACTTGGCAGAATATTTCTGCGTCTGGTTCGTCTTTGAAGAGGTATCCAACTTTGTCGTAAATGTCTCTGTAGATTTCTAGTTCCTCCTCCCTGAGGTTTAGAGAAATTGCCCGGTCTTCTATTGGCTGAATTTTTGACATTAGTTGTATTAGGTGGTCGCTGAGGAGTTTGGCAAATTGGGGCCGGTTCTCCTTGGAGAGCAACTGGTTCTTTTGGATGTATTCAAGAAGGTACTGATACATATTTAGGGATTTTCTGTCGTATTGGTTGGCGTATTCTAGTGTTTCCTTCTGAATGTATTGGAAGATCTCTTGGGGATTTCTGAGCCCGTGGCGTATTGCCTTTCGATAATGATGGATTATACGACTTTGGGCGTTTAGGTACTTGCGGTAGAAACTTTGGCGGAGCTCCCGGGAGACTGCCTCGGGTATTATTATTGGAGTACCCTTCCGTGTTAGAGTTTCTATTGTCTTAGTTGCTAACTCGTGGTGGGCATCATTCTTAAGTATTGTGGCGTAAAAGAGGTTAGTGTCAAGAAACACGATTTCCACTTTACCCCACCAACGTGACTACAGTTTTTAGGGTTTCCTCGTCCCCGCCTTTGGATATTATTGGTGCTATTTCAATAATGTCTTCCTGGAGCTCTTTGATGTCTCCTTTACCAGTAAGTACTTTGTATGTTCTGAGAAGAAGTATTAAAATATATGGCCCGTATTTTCCAAAGTCCCCAATCGTCCCACCTTGAATGCTTTTCTTATATAACTCCATTAGAAGAGATAGGGCTTGGTCTAAGGTTAGGTACTTTTCAATGTCTAAAGGGGATAAATCCTCGTCAGTACTTAAAATGACTTCATTTATAGCCTCTCTCAATGCACCTATGCTGTTCTTCTGTTTGATTGTGTCTATTTTGAGTGAGCGTTCTATTTCTTGCAAGCCGATGTACTTTTGGAGCCTTTCTAGTTCGACCAGAATATCGGGGAGTTCTTCTTCAAGTATTCTGAGCATTTTGAGTTTAGATTCTATGTATGCAACTTTATGAGGGTATTCCGGTAAGGCCTGGACAAGTCTGTTTATTATTTTCTCTTTTCTCTCGATTGGAAGCGTTTTTAGTTGTAGCAATTCATTGAAAACTTTAGAAAGATGTTTCCGCCTAATTGCATAATCAGAATGAAATCGGGGATCCAACGAGCCAAGAATACTATCAAATAGCTCATTGACGAATCTATCTGCGATGATATTATCCCATGTGCTCGTCCGTGAGGATATTGCTTCCATAGTTCTCACCTTCAGTAAGATAATGATGTATAATAACTTAAAGATTTCTCCTAGGGGGGTCTACTGTGCAGTAGTACAGTATCGCTCTCTTAAGGTTTCCAATGCGCTGTGGCGAAAGTTTAATATATAGCTTTCTGCGTTTAGATACTTGATCCTTTGAGAGGTTGGCCCTAGTGGATCTTCATGAAGCCAGGGATGCACCGTGAGAAGGATCAGCGTCCCGGAGAGCTCCGCGGGCGATGAGCGACCATGGGCGATGAAGATGAAAAGGGGACGCTCCTAATCCTCTTTGTACTTTTCATCTAATAGGTCCGTGGCAATCCCGTTCAGTATCATCAGCTGCTCAAGATCATCAAGGATCTCATTGATAAGTATCCTGTCCTCTTTCTTTGGGACGTCGAGGTAGAGGACGCGGAGCCTCCTCACGATAGCCGTGATGAGTTTTTTGTTCAGAGCCGCCTTTGGCAGTTTTCCGGGCCGGCTATCCCCACTCTTTTTCTGTTTCTTCTCCTCTGGCTTTTCATCATCACTCAGGATGTCATCGAGACCGTGAGGAACGACCTGGTAAGCGTCTTCAATCATGTTACACCCTCCAGCGCTTGAAGGGGTTGTCGTCAAAGGCCACTTCTACCCCACCGAACTTCTCTGTTTTCTTCCCTTCGTCCTGGTCCTGGTTCTTTGTGCTCATGTACGTCTTAATCCTCGGGTTCATCTTCATGGCATCCTCTACGACTTCGGGCACGCGGTAGCGGAGGATGGTAATGAGGTCCCAAAGCATATCGTTCTCCTGCTTGAGGGCGAGGTAGAGTTTGGCATCAACGAGGTCCGCAGTCAGGGGCACGGCTTCATGTTCGTAGTGTTCGTTCAGGATGAAAGCGCTGGCGAGGATCGTAATGGTCTCATCTCCGAAGTACGTTATTTTCTTTGGGGCTCGGAGGAGGGCCGTGGGCGGCCTCTTGCCAACAACGCGGAGAAGGCTGTAAACAACGCTGTCAAGCCAGCTCGGCGGGCGAACCTGATAAAGTATCACGTAGTCGTTTAGGTCCTCCCGCAGCCCCACCGGGTACCCGATAACGCGGCTTTCTTTCCCGTTGAACCAGATGATGATGTTCTGTTTTGGCTCGTAAACTTGGGCGAACTTATAATTCAGCTCGCGGAGCTTTTCAGC
This window harbors:
- a CDS encoding TetR-like C-terminal domain-containing protein; its protein translation is MEIVFLDTNLFYATILKNDAHHELATKTIETLTRKGTPIIIPEAVSRELRQSFYRKYLNAQSRIIHHYRKAIRHGLRNPQEIFQYIQKETLEYANQYDRKSLNMYQYLLEYIQKNQLLSKENRPQFAKLLSDHLIQLMSKIQPIEDRAISLNLREEELEIYRDIYDKVGYLFKDEPDAEIFCQVASSVATEGEDAKFILYTADREFSKTGTKAVEILNQEGYNINLEIRYLPEHPIQD